In Longimicrobiaceae bacterium, the following are encoded in one genomic region:
- the folE gene encoding GTP cyclohydrolase I FolE, which produces MSATCGAAARAEPLEPELHLAKHGPHLAEPGDPDRELASLVHRMLELLGEDPERPGLARTPERVTRALRWLTRGYERHPLDAIGAGIFEEQHDSMVLVRGIEVYSLCEHHLLPFFGQAHVAYIPDGKIVGLSKLARLVEVFARRLQVQERLTDQIAEALCEALQPRGVGVVVEASHLCMMMRGVEKQNSRTITSAMRGVFADCPMTREEFLRLALPRG; this is translated from the coding sequence GTGAGTGCCACCTGCGGTGCCGCCGCCCGGGCCGAGCCACTCGAGCCCGAACTGCATCTGGCCAAACACGGGCCACACCTGGCGGAGCCCGGGGATCCAGACCGGGAGCTCGCCTCGCTCGTGCATCGCATGCTGGAGCTGCTCGGCGAGGATCCCGAGCGACCCGGGCTGGCGCGAACGCCGGAGCGGGTGACCCGCGCGCTTCGTTGGCTCACCCGCGGCTACGAGCGCCATCCCCTGGACGCGATCGGCGCCGGGATCTTCGAGGAGCAGCACGATTCGATGGTCCTGGTCCGCGGCATCGAGGTCTATTCCCTCTGCGAGCATCACCTGCTCCCCTTCTTCGGGCAGGCGCACGTCGCCTACATCCCCGACGGAAAGATCGTGGGCCTCTCCAAGCTGGCCCGGCTGGTGGAGGTCTTCGCTCGTCGCCTGCAGGTGCAGGAGCGGCTCACCGATCAGATCGCCGAAGCCCTCTGCGAGGCGCTGCAGCCACGCGGCGTGGGGGTCGTCGTGGAGGCGAGTCACCTCTGCATGATGATGCGGGGCGTGGAGAAGCAGAATTCGCGCACCATCACCAGCGCGATGCGCGGCGTGTTCGCCGACTGCCCCATGACCCGCGAGGAGTTCCTGCGCCTGGCGCTTCCGCGGGGTTGA